The following are from one region of the Falco biarmicus isolate bFalBia1 chromosome 1, bFalBia1.pri, whole genome shotgun sequence genome:
- the SFRP2 gene encoding secreted frizzled-related protein 2 — protein sequence MQRRLCALLLLASQCMGSAAGLFPFGEPDFSYKRSNCKPIPAPMLLCRGIEYQSMRLPNLLGHETVQEVLEQASTWIPLVQKQCHPDTRKFLCSLFAPVCIDDLDEIIQPCHSLCEEVKESCAPVMSAFGFPWPDMLDCSRFPKDNDLCIPLASSDHILPVTREAPKVCDACKNKNEDDNDIVENLCKNDFALKIKVKEIAYINGDTKITPETKSKTIYKLNGLTERDLRKIVLWLKGGLQCTCDEMNDINVPYLVMGQKQAGELVITSLKRWQKGQRAFKRFSRSIRKLQC from the exons atgcAGCGCCGACTCTGcgccctgctcctgctggcgTCCCAGTGCATGGGCTCGGCCGCCGGGCTCTTCCCCTTCGGGGAGCCCGACTTCTCCTACAAGCGCTCCAACTGCAAGCCCATCCCCGCCCCGATGCTGCTGTGCCGAGGCATCGAGTACCAGAGCATGCGGCTGCCCAACCTGCTGGGGCATGAGACGGtgcaggaggtgctggagcaggcctCCACCTGGATCCCGCTGGTGCAGAAGCAGTGCCACCCCGACACCAGGAAGttcctctgctccctcttcGCCCCCGTCTGCATCGACGACCTGGACGAGATCATCCAGCCCTGCCACTCACTCTGCGAGGAGGTGAAGGAGAGCTGCGCCCCGGTGATGTCAGCCTTCGGCTTCCCCTGGCCTGACATGCTGGACTGCAGCCGCTTCCCCAAGGACAACGacctctgcatccctctggCCAGCAGCGACCACATCCTCCCCGTCACCAGAGAAG CACCCAAGGTCTGCGATGCCTGCAAAAACAAGAATGAAGACGATAATGACATCGTGGAAAACCTCTGCAAAAATGACTTTG CCTTGAAGATAAAAGTGAAGGAGATTGCCTATATCAATGGAGATACCAAGATCACCCCTGaaacaaagagcaaaaccaTCTACAAGCTGAATGGGCTGACAGAAAGAGATCTGAGGAAGATCGTGCTCTGGCTCAAAGGTGGCCTCCAGTGTACCTGCGATGAGATGAACGACATCAACGTCCCCTACTTGGTGATGGGGCAGAAGCAAGCTGGGGAACTGGTGATCACCTCGCTGAAGCGGTGGCAGAAAGGGCAGAGGGCTTTCAAGCGGTTCTCCCGCAGCATCCGCAAACTGCAGTGTTAG